Proteins encoded together in one Bradyrhizobium sp. PSBB068 window:
- a CDS encoding DUF899 domain-containing protein, protein MSQHKIVSREEWTAARKALMISEKELTQAREAVSRQRRELPWVKVDKDYVFDGPGGKVTLGDLFKGRPQLVVQHVMFAPEWDAACKSCSFWVDGFERMVPHLAARDTTMVAISRAPLAKLEAFKQRMGWTFDWVSSGENDFNYDYGVSFTQGQIDAGDAKYNYGTTPLYGPELPGISVFYRDEAGSVFHTYSTFARGLDMMNAAYHYLDLTPLGRHEEGLPYPMDWVRLRDQYQPEPVQASCCCHS, encoded by the coding sequence ATGTCCCAGCACAAGATCGTCTCGCGCGAAGAATGGACCGCGGCCCGCAAGGCGCTGATGATCAGCGAGAAGGAACTGACGCAAGCCCGCGAAGCGGTGAGCCGGCAACGCCGCGAGCTGCCGTGGGTCAAGGTCGACAAGGACTATGTGTTCGATGGGCCCGGCGGCAAGGTGACGCTCGGTGATCTCTTCAAGGGCAGGCCGCAGCTCGTGGTGCAGCACGTGATGTTCGCGCCGGAGTGGGACGCGGCCTGCAAGAGCTGCTCGTTCTGGGTCGACGGCTTCGAGCGCATGGTTCCGCACCTTGCCGCGCGCGACACCACGATGGTCGCGATCTCGCGCGCGCCGCTGGCCAAGCTCGAGGCCTTCAAGCAGCGGATGGGGTGGACCTTCGACTGGGTGTCCTCCGGAGAGAATGACTTCAACTACGATTATGGTGTGTCGTTCACACAAGGGCAGATCGATGCGGGCGACGCCAAATACAATTATGGAACGACCCCGCTCTATGGGCCTGAGCTGCCCGGCATCAGCGTGTTCTATCGAGACGAGGCGGGAAGTGTGTTCCACACCTACTCGACGTTCGCGCGCGGCCTCGACATGATGAATGCCGCCTATCACTATCTCGACTTGACGCCGCTCGGCCGCCATGAAGAAGGACTGCCCTATCCGATGGACTGGGTGCGGCTACGTGACCAGTATCAACCGGAGCCCGTTCAGGCATCCTGCTGCTGTCACTCCTGA
- a CDS encoding helix-turn-helix transcriptional regulator, with amino-acid sequence MVKYQDETLDRTFAALSDPTRRVLLARLGEQESLSVSELAQPFAMSLPAIMKHLDVLTDAGLVAREKTGRTVACRLTARPMEQAMNWLNRYAQFWSDNLDRLAAFVEENPWQPTNPQSQPTPALPRVPASPSRGASAPGRRKSTPRGPSRKT; translated from the coding sequence ATGGTTAAGTATCAGGACGAAACGCTGGACCGCACCTTTGCGGCGCTTTCCGATCCCACCCGCCGCGTGCTGCTGGCGCGGCTCGGCGAGCAGGAAAGCCTGTCGGTGAGCGAGCTGGCGCAGCCATTCGCGATGTCGTTGCCGGCGATCATGAAGCATCTCGACGTGCTCACGGATGCCGGTCTGGTCGCGCGCGAAAAGACCGGCCGCACGGTGGCGTGCCGGCTCACCGCGCGGCCGATGGAGCAAGCGATGAACTGGCTCAATCGGTATGCGCAATTCTGGTCCGACAATCTCGACCGCCTTGCCGCTTTTGTGGAGGAAAACCCGTGGCAGCCAACAAATCCGCAGTCGCAGCCGACGCCGGCCTTACCGCGCGTCCCAGCCTCACCCTCACGCGGCGCCTCCGCGCCCGGCCGGAGAAAGTCTACGCCGCGTGGACCGAGCCGGAAAACCTAG
- a CDS encoding SRPBCC domain-containing protein gives MQWFGPGQVKPGTTQAELDVRVGGRYRIKFTGTNGEYHEVGGIYREVVPNERLVFSWAWHSTPERVSEVTVSIRPDGGGTLLTFHHAQFVDEAARDNHQRGWTEFLGNLQHYVDA, from the coding sequence GTGCAATGGTTCGGTCCGGGCCAGGTCAAGCCCGGTACGACACAGGCCGAGCTCGATGTCCGCGTCGGCGGCCGCTACCGGATCAAGTTCACCGGGACCAACGGTGAATATCACGAGGTCGGCGGCATCTATCGCGAGGTGGTGCCGAACGAGAGGCTGGTGTTCAGCTGGGCCTGGCATTCGACGCCGGAGCGCGTCTCCGAGGTGACGGTGTCGATCAGGCCCGACGGCGGCGGCACCTTGCTCACCTTCCATCACGCGCAGTTCGTCGATGAGGCCGCGCGCGACAACCACCAGCGCGGCTGGACCGAATTCCTCGGCAATCTCCAACATTACGTCGACGCCTGA
- a CDS encoding transcriptional regulator, with product MPKTDVTTAPFAYDGLDRVIHEKARLGLLTSLMAHPKGLAFADLKQLCGLTDGNLSRHLQVLQEAGLVDVIKGYEGNRPHTSCRLTKSGRRRFLDYLAVLEQLVRDAAKAAGKDEGASGRLGIQPI from the coding sequence ATGCCGAAGACTGACGTGACCACCGCGCCATTTGCCTATGATGGCCTCGACCGCGTCATCCACGAGAAGGCGCGGCTCGGTCTATTGACCTCGTTGATGGCGCATCCCAAGGGGCTCGCCTTCGCCGACCTCAAGCAGCTCTGCGGTCTGACCGACGGCAATCTCAGCCGGCATCTTCAGGTGCTGCAGGAGGCCGGCCTCGTCGATGTCATCAAGGGTTATGAAGGCAATCGTCCGCATACCAGCTGCCGTCTGACCAAGAGCGGCCGCCGCCGTTTCCTCGATTATCTCGCCGTGCTCGAGCAGTTGGTGCGCGACGCGGCCAAAGCCGCCGGCAAGGACGAAGGCGCATCTGGCCGCCTCGGTATCCAGCCGATTTGA
- a CDS encoding DUF3551 domain-containing protein, with product MTLAGTASVTPASADPYDYPWCAQGPSLGYPGECAYRTYEQCLASVSGRYLACGENPRFLFSEPPPPPRRHQRRHRTVYPD from the coding sequence ATGACGCTTGCCGGCACGGCGAGCGTCACACCCGCTTCCGCCGATCCTTATGATTATCCGTGGTGTGCGCAGGGGCCGAGCCTGGGCTATCCGGGCGAATGCGCCTATCGAACCTACGAGCAGTGCCTCGCGAGCGTGTCGGGCCGCTATCTCGCTTGCGGAGAAAATCCGCGCTTTCTGTTCAGCGAGCCCCCGCCGCCGCCGCGCCGCCATCAGCGCCGGCATCGGACGGTCTACCCCGACTAG
- a CDS encoding DUF1697 domain-containing protein: MPRYVALLRAVNVGGTGKLPMTELKAMCVDAGFADVETYIASGNVVFSSRLGAAKVKAALEQRLHAYAGKPVGVAVRSADEIAAVLKANPFPKAPPNFTVAIFLDEPPPKDALKDVRGQQDEQVRLGKREIYVAYGSGMGRSKLKIPAAANGTARNINTIAKLAELAAGDG, translated from the coding sequence ATGCCGCGCTACGTCGCCCTGCTGCGCGCCGTCAATGTCGGCGGCACCGGCAAGCTGCCGATGACCGAACTGAAGGCGATGTGCGTCGATGCGGGATTTGCCGACGTCGAGACCTACATCGCCAGCGGCAACGTCGTGTTCTCCTCCAGGCTCGGCGCGGCCAAGGTCAAGGCCGCGCTGGAGCAGCGGCTGCACGCCTACGCCGGCAAGCCGGTCGGCGTTGCCGTCAGGAGCGCGGACGAGATCGCCGCGGTGCTGAAGGCCAATCCGTTTCCGAAGGCGCCGCCGAATTTTACGGTCGCGATCTTCCTCGACGAGCCGCCACCCAAGGACGCCCTGAAAGACGTCAGGGGCCAGCAGGACGAGCAAGTGCGGCTCGGCAAGCGGGAGATCTACGTCGCCTATGGCAGCGGCATGGGCCGCTCGAAGCTGAAGATCCCCGCCGCCGCCAACGGCACCGCGCGCAACATCAACACCATCGCGAAGCTCGCCGAGCTGGCGGCGGGCGACGGCTAG
- a CDS encoding VOC family protein, producing MSVKVNGLDHLVINVTDVVRSVAWYSRILGMEVKVFDPGKGKTPRTSLVFGNQKINVRPCDADKVDWFTADHEAAGSDDLCFLTSSTPDEVVAHLKANGVKIEEGPVAKQGARGTLRSVYCRDPDGSLIEISSYEDGTT from the coding sequence ATGTCCGTCAAGGTGAATGGGCTCGACCATCTCGTGATCAACGTCACCGATGTCGTGCGCTCGGTTGCCTGGTACAGCAGGATCCTCGGCATGGAGGTGAAGGTGTTCGACCCCGGCAAGGGCAAGACACCGCGCACCTCGCTGGTGTTCGGCAACCAGAAGATCAATGTGCGGCCGTGCGATGCCGACAAGGTGGATTGGTTCACCGCCGATCATGAAGCGGCCGGCAGCGACGACCTCTGCTTCCTCACCTCGAGCACGCCCGACGAGGTGGTGGCGCATCTGAAGGCCAATGGCGTGAAGATCGAGGAAGGCCCGGTGGCCAAGCAGGGCGCACGCGGCACGCTGCGCTCGGTGTACTGCCGAGATCCCGACGGCAGCCTGATCGAGATTTCGTCGTACGAGGACGGCACGACGTAG
- a CDS encoding tripartite tricarboxylate transporter substrate binding protein, producing the protein MISRRTALGLIGSGISTFAIGRASAADYPARPVRWIVGYPPGGATDIIARLIGQRLSEKLGQQFVIENKPGAGNNIGTEAAINAEPDGYTVLLVNPANYINASLYANLKFNFVRDVAPVASFNRVPNVMTVNKDVPAKNVAEFIEYVKSNPGKVNMASSGNGTSVHLSGEMFMSMTGCKMQHVPYRGAAPAITDMLGGQVQVIFDNMPSIIQHIRSGSLRALGVTTTDRSSQLPDVPAIAETVKGYEASALFGMGAPKNTPKELIAKLNAEINAVLAEPDMRKRLVELGGDSLIQTPEAFDNDIKAETDKWKKVVEFAGLKVE; encoded by the coding sequence ATGATTTCACGCCGCACTGCGCTGGGCCTGATCGGGTCGGGAATTTCGACATTCGCGATCGGCCGCGCATCCGCAGCCGACTATCCGGCGCGGCCGGTGCGCTGGATCGTGGGCTATCCGCCGGGCGGCGCCACCGACATCATCGCGCGCCTGATCGGGCAGCGGCTGTCGGAAAAGCTCGGGCAGCAGTTCGTGATCGAGAACAAGCCGGGCGCCGGCAACAATATCGGCACCGAGGCTGCGATCAACGCCGAGCCGGATGGTTACACCGTGCTGCTGGTCAATCCGGCGAACTACATCAACGCCTCGCTGTACGCCAATCTGAAGTTCAACTTCGTGCGCGACGTTGCGCCGGTTGCGTCCTTCAACCGCGTGCCGAACGTGATGACGGTGAACAAGGACGTGCCGGCGAAGAACGTCGCCGAGTTCATCGAATATGTGAAGTCCAATCCCGGCAAGGTGAACATGGCCTCGTCCGGCAACGGCACCTCGGTGCATCTGTCCGGCGAGATGTTCATGTCGATGACCGGCTGCAAGATGCAGCACGTGCCGTATCGCGGCGCGGCGCCCGCGATCACCGACATGCTCGGCGGCCAGGTGCAGGTGATCTTCGACAACATGCCCTCGATCATCCAGCACATCCGCTCCGGCTCGCTGCGCGCGCTCGGCGTGACGACGACGGATCGCTCCTCGCAATTGCCCGACGTGCCGGCGATCGCCGAGACCGTGAAGGGCTATGAGGCGAGCGCGCTGTTCGGCATGGGGGCGCCGAAGAACACGCCGAAGGAATTGATCGCCAAGCTCAACGCCGAGATCAACGCCGTTCTCGCCGAGCCCGACATGAGGAAGCGTCTGGTCGAACTCGGCGGCGACTCGCTGATCCAGACCCCGGAGGCGTTCGACAACGACATCAAGGCCGAGACCGACAAGTGGAAGAAGGTGGTCGAGTTCGCCGGCCTCAAGGTCGAGTAG
- a CDS encoding glutathione S-transferase has translation MLTVHHLGKSQSERIVWLCEELEIPYELKCTTRDPVTMLAPADYKALHPIGAAPVITDGDLVLAESGAVVEYIVARYGNGRLTLKSDHPDFARFLYWFHFANSTLQAQMGRSMILNRLNLPADNPMLAATRARVDRSFDLIEARAREARYLAGDQFTTADIMIGFSLTTMRYFLPYDLGRCPGIRDYLGRIAARPAYQRAMQKGDPGMALLLT, from the coding sequence ATGCTCACCGTTCACCATCTCGGCAAGTCGCAATCGGAGCGGATCGTCTGGCTGTGCGAGGAGCTGGAGATCCCCTATGAACTGAAGTGCACCACGCGCGATCCGGTCACGATGCTCGCGCCCGCCGACTACAAGGCGCTGCATCCGATCGGCGCCGCGCCCGTCATCACCGACGGCGACCTGGTGCTGGCCGAGTCCGGCGCTGTCGTCGAGTACATCGTCGCCAGATACGGCAATGGCCGGCTGACGCTGAAATCAGATCATCCAGACTTCGCCCGGTTCCTGTACTGGTTTCACTTCGCCAACAGCACGCTGCAGGCACAGATGGGCCGCAGCATGATCCTGAACCGGCTCAACCTGCCGGCCGACAATCCGATGCTGGCGGCGACCCGGGCGCGGGTCGACCGCTCGTTCGATCTGATCGAGGCGCGGGCGCGCGAGGCGCGCTATCTCGCGGGCGACCAATTCACCACCGCCGATATCATGATCGGCTTCTCGCTCACGACGATGCGCTATTTCCTGCCCTATGATCTCGGCCGCTGCCCCGGCATCAGGGATTATCTCGGCCGCATCGCGGCGCGCCCGGCCTATCAGCGCGCGATGCAGAAGGGCGATCCCGGCATGGCGCTGCTGCTGACGTGA
- a CDS encoding aminoacyl-tRNA deacylase: MASHVSGRATIDSLKHDLAILSSSGDDWHARIKRLASRVPELDIFSNGYVLRDAEGWEITPDGRAFLRALEAVTQDNLPPAPSAGTAVRAAGTLIVVGRRFRNSTRPQRDAEPSTSVRRRPSREPR; encoded by the coding sequence TTGGCCAGTCACGTCAGCGGCAGAGCCACCATCGATTCGCTCAAGCACGACCTCGCCATTCTCTCTTCGAGCGGCGACGATTGGCATGCGCGGATCAAACGTCTGGCATCTCGGGTTCCCGAGCTCGACATCTTCAGCAACGGTTATGTGCTGCGTGATGCCGAAGGCTGGGAGATCACACCGGATGGACGTGCGTTTCTGCGCGCGCTGGAAGCCGTTACGCAAGACAACCTGCCGCCCGCCCCGTCGGCCGGGACCGCAGTCCGTGCCGCGGGCACGCTGATCGTGGTCGGTCGCCGCTTCCGGAACAGTACGCGGCCGCAACGTGATGCGGAGCCGAGCACGTCAGTGCGCCGCCGGCCGTCCCGCGAGCCGCGTTGA
- a CDS encoding helix-turn-helix transcriptional regulator translates to MANDLHAHLIELAYEAAVLPELWPNVLHQVGGIARARGIVLLTAAPQDVRWVASPDMHDDTVAYVEGGWHERNGRLPRLLAANHAGFLRDIDVFDTPEEVQQDFQIREFFRPRGLGWGAGTAIPVPSGDVLIYSVEREYRHGPIEREAIEQLDALRPHLARAALLSARLGMERAKAAAESLAMLGLPAGVLRRGGRLMAANTLFDRLVPDVMQDRTDRLALAAPAADALFAQAVGALDHGLISGEVRSVPIAAQDERPPLIVHLVPIRGAARDLFDRALAIVIVTPVVPAEVPTAEVLQGLFDLTPAEARVARGIGEGRTVEAIAIAFGISRETVRNQLKAVLAKTGLGRQVELAGLLAGAKVPPGSSAE, encoded by the coding sequence ATGGCGAACGACCTGCACGCGCATCTGATTGAACTGGCCTATGAGGCCGCGGTCCTCCCCGAGCTGTGGCCGAATGTTCTGCATCAGGTCGGCGGGATCGCGCGGGCCCGCGGCATCGTGCTGCTGACGGCGGCCCCGCAGGACGTGCGCTGGGTCGCCTCCCCCGACATGCACGATGACACGGTTGCCTATGTCGAAGGCGGCTGGCACGAGCGCAACGGGCGGTTGCCGCGCCTGCTCGCGGCCAATCATGCCGGCTTCCTGCGCGATATCGACGTGTTCGATACGCCCGAGGAAGTGCAGCAGGATTTCCAGATCCGGGAATTCTTCCGCCCGCGCGGGCTCGGATGGGGCGCCGGTACCGCGATCCCAGTGCCGAGCGGCGACGTGCTGATCTACAGCGTCGAGCGCGAATACCGGCACGGGCCGATCGAGCGGGAGGCGATCGAACAGCTCGACGCACTGCGCCCGCATCTGGCGCGGGCGGCGCTGCTGTCGGCGCGGCTTGGGATGGAGCGCGCGAAGGCCGCCGCCGAATCGCTGGCGATGCTCGGCCTGCCCGCGGGGGTGCTGCGCCGCGGCGGCCGCCTGATGGCGGCCAACACGCTGTTCGATCGCCTGGTGCCCGATGTGATGCAGGATCGCACCGATCGCCTGGCGCTGGCGGCGCCTGCCGCCGATGCGCTGTTCGCGCAGGCCGTCGGTGCACTTGATCACGGGCTCATCAGCGGCGAGGTCCGCTCGGTCCCGATCGCTGCACAGGACGAGCGCCCGCCGCTCATCGTGCATCTGGTCCCGATCCGTGGCGCGGCGCGCGACCTGTTCGACCGCGCACTGGCGATCGTGATCGTGACGCCGGTGGTGCCGGCCGAGGTGCCGACCGCGGAGGTGCTGCAGGGCCTGTTCGACCTGACGCCGGCCGAGGCGCGGGTCGCCCGCGGCATCGGCGAAGGACGAACCGTCGAGGCGATCGCCATCGCCTTCGGAATCTCCCGCGAAACCGTGCGCAACCAGCTCAAGGCCGTGCTGGCGAAGACCGGGCTCGGCCGCCAGGTCGAACTCGCCGGACTGCTCGCCGGCGCCAAGGTGCCGCCGGGTTCGTCGGCGGAATAG
- a CDS encoding threonine ammonia-lyase, giving the protein MPHPADTTALSPAGVTLADIRRAADTIRGSVMVTACNESRTLGDICGCRLFLKFENLQFTATFKERGALNRLQALSPEERTRGVIAMSAGNHAQGVAYHAKRLGIPATIVMPTGTPMVKIENTRRHGAEVIITGQTLEECFAFVGAHAEQRGLILVHPYDDPLIIAGQGTIGLEMLEAAPELDILVVPIGGGGLISGIATAAKAIKPSLQIIGVQAQLYPSMYNAVKGTQLPMRGDTLAEGIAVKAPGRITTEIVRELVDDIVLVSEDQIERAVATLISIEKTVVEGAGAAGLAAVLAAPERFAGRKVGLVLTGGNIDTRLIASVLTRELAREGRLTQLALDIVDRPGQLAAVSILLADAGANIIEVSHQRTFSDLPAKATLLELVIETRDRAHLEDVLARLDVEGFVVHER; this is encoded by the coding sequence ATGCCGCATCCTGCCGATACCACCGCCCTCAGCCCAGCGGGCGTCACCCTTGCCGATATACGCCGTGCCGCCGATACCATCCGGGGCTCGGTGATGGTCACCGCGTGCAACGAAAGCCGCACGCTGGGCGACATCTGCGGTTGCCGCCTGTTCCTCAAATTCGAGAACTTGCAATTCACCGCGACCTTCAAGGAGCGCGGCGCGCTGAACAGGCTGCAGGCGCTGTCGCCCGAGGAGCGCACGCGTGGGGTGATCGCGATGTCGGCCGGCAATCACGCCCAGGGCGTCGCCTATCACGCGAAGCGGCTCGGCATCCCCGCCACCATCGTGATGCCGACGGGCACGCCGATGGTGAAGATCGAGAACACCAGACGGCACGGCGCCGAGGTCATCATCACCGGACAGACGCTGGAAGAATGCTTCGCCTTCGTCGGCGCACATGCTGAGCAGCGCGGCCTGATCCTGGTCCACCCCTATGACGATCCGCTGATCATCGCCGGCCAGGGCACGATCGGGCTCGAAATGCTCGAGGCGGCGCCGGAACTCGATATCCTGGTGGTGCCGATCGGCGGCGGGGGGCTGATCTCGGGTATCGCCACCGCCGCAAAGGCGATCAAGCCGTCGCTGCAGATCATCGGCGTGCAGGCTCAGCTCTATCCGTCGATGTACAATGCCGTCAAAGGCACGCAGCTGCCGATGCGCGGCGACACCCTCGCCGAAGGCATCGCCGTCAAGGCGCCCGGGCGGATCACCACTGAAATCGTCCGCGAGCTCGTCGACGATATCGTGCTGGTCAGCGAGGATCAGATCGAGCGCGCCGTCGCGACCCTGATCTCGATCGAGAAGACGGTGGTCGAGGGCGCCGGCGCCGCCGGCCTCGCCGCGGTGCTCGCAGCGCCCGAGCGCTTTGCCGGCCGCAAAGTCGGCCTGGTGCTGACCGGCGGCAATATCGATACCAGGCTGATCGCCTCGGTCCTGACCCGTGAGCTTGCGCGCGAGGGACGGCTGACGCAGCTGGCGCTCGACATCGTCGACCGGCCCGGGCAGCTCGCGGCGGTGTCGATCCTGCTGGCCGACGCCGGCGCCAACATCATCGAGGTCTCGCACCAGCGCACGTTCTCCGATCTGCCGGCGAAGGCGACCCTGCTCGAGCTCGTGATCGAAACCCGCGACCGCGCCCATCTGGAGGATGTGCTGGCGAGGCTCGATGTCGAGGGATTTGTTGTGCACGAGCGCTAG
- a CDS encoding di-trans,poly-cis-decaprenylcistransferase yields the protein MQSNVALKPDAVARLHVGIIMDGNGRWATRRGLSRLRGHEAGVEAIRRIVEAAPDQGVGTLTLYAFSSDNWRRPKAEVAALMGLLRFYLANEIAALVRNGVRLTVIGRRDRLPDGIAAAITRAEAETHGGTTLHLRIAIDYSARDAILNAAARAAGAGPLSREAFADLITGEAGLRDVDLIIRTSGEKRLSDFLLWEGAYAELHFTERMWPEFEADDLADALASFHRRERRFGGLTAIAPAEVASL from the coding sequence ATGCAAAGCAACGTTGCGCTCAAGCCGGACGCCGTCGCCCGGCTCCATGTCGGCATCATCATGGACGGCAACGGCCGCTGGGCGACGCGGCGCGGCCTGTCGCGCCTGCGTGGACATGAAGCGGGCGTCGAGGCGATCCGCCGCATCGTCGAGGCCGCGCCCGACCAGGGCGTCGGCACGCTGACGCTGTACGCATTCTCGAGCGACAATTGGCGTCGTCCGAAAGCCGAAGTCGCGGCGCTGATGGGGCTGTTGCGGTTCTATCTCGCCAACGAGATCGCAGCCCTGGTGCGCAACGGTGTCCGCCTCACCGTGATCGGCCGCCGCGACCGGCTGCCCGACGGCATCGCCGCCGCGATCACGCGCGCGGAGGCCGAGACCCATGGCGGCACCACGCTGCATCTGCGTATCGCGATCGATTACTCGGCGCGCGACGCGATCCTGAACGCCGCCGCGCGCGCGGCCGGCGCCGGTCCGTTGAGCCGTGAGGCCTTCGCCGACCTGATCACCGGCGAAGCCGGCCTCCGCGATGTCGACCTGATCATCCGCACCTCGGGCGAGAAGCGGCTGTCGGACTTCCTGCTCTGGGAAGGCGCCTATGCCGAACTGCATTTCACCGAGCGGATGTGGCCCGAATTCGAGGCCGATGATCTCGCCGACGCGCTCGCCTCCTTCCACCGCCGCGAGCGCCGCTTCGGCGGGCTGACCGCGATCGCGCCGGCGGAGGTGGCAAGCCTCTAA
- a CDS encoding response regulator — translation MAQSIARVFPANSLRSSIARHVLLLGFAALFVAVLRASYGLDLSAGFF, via the coding sequence TTGGCTCAATCGATCGCTCGGGTATTTCCGGCCAATTCGCTTCGGAGCAGCATCGCCCGGCATGTCCTGCTGCTCGGCTTTGCGGCCCTGTTCGTCGCGGTGCTCAGGGCAAGCTATGGCCTCGATCTCAGTGCGGGGTTCTTCTGA
- a CDS encoding DUF1428 domain-containing protein encodes MLYVDGFVVAVPKKKLKAYAKLSKMAGKVWREHGALDYREWVADDVKPGKLTSFPQSVKLKAGETVVFAWITYKSRAQRDRINAKVMADPRFASMDPKTAPFNVQRMIYGGFASLVKV; translated from the coding sequence ATGCTTTACGTCGATGGCTTCGTCGTCGCAGTGCCGAAGAAGAAGCTCAAGGCCTATGCGAAGCTCTCGAAAATGGCCGGCAAGGTCTGGCGCGAACATGGCGCGCTGGATTATCGCGAGTGGGTTGCCGACGACGTCAAGCCGGGCAAGCTGACATCGTTTCCGCAGAGCGTGAAGCTGAAGGCCGGCGAAACCGTCGTGTTTGCCTGGATCACCTACAAGTCGCGCGCCCAGCGCGATCGGATCAATGCCAAGGTGATGGCCGATCCGCGCTTCGCGTCGATGGATCCGAAAACGGCGCCGTTCAATGTGCAGCGTATGATCTACGGCGGCTTTGCTAGCCTGGTGAAGGTCTGA
- the bchE gene encoding magnesium-protoporphyrin IX monomethyl ester anaerobic oxidative cyclase, which translates to MRILLINVPHPAIGSRIPDDHLPPLGLLSIGGPLIDDGHHVRLLDAEFGPMPVTAIVAEASRFSPDAVLFGHSGSTSGHPVITEVAQAIVKALPNVRIVYGGVFPTYHWREILREERYVTAIVRGEGEETARRLMRALETGGDLRTINGIAFRDDYGPRVTPPAPVIRDLDAYRIGWELIDHARYSYWGGLRAVVVQFSRGCPHLCNYCGQRGFWTRWRHRDPVRFAGELARLHREHGVKVINFADENPTVSKKAWRTFLEALIAENVDLILVGSTRADDIVRDADILHLYKRAGWQRFLLGMENTDEKTLQLIRKGTTTTTDREAIRLMRRYGILSMATWVVGFEEETDRDHWRGLRQLLSYDPDQIQMLYVTPHRWTPYFRLAAERRVIQTDRRRWDYKHQVLATRHMPPWRVLLWFKFTEMVLQCRPKALLRVLLHRDAGLRHAMRWYTQMGRRVWPHEILGFLRDTRLTHGPTVREFWGSPQDGEEESMSSHRPERSVGTSRVA; encoded by the coding sequence ATGCGCATTCTTCTCATCAACGTGCCGCACCCGGCGATCGGCAGCCGGATCCCCGACGACCATCTGCCGCCGCTCGGCCTGCTGTCGATCGGCGGTCCGTTGATCGACGACGGCCACCACGTTCGTCTTCTCGATGCCGAGTTCGGCCCGATGCCGGTCACAGCCATCGTGGCCGAGGCGTCGCGATTCTCGCCCGATGCGGTCTTGTTCGGCCATTCCGGCTCCACCTCGGGCCATCCCGTCATCACCGAGGTGGCGCAGGCCATCGTCAAGGCCCTGCCGAATGTGCGGATCGTGTATGGCGGGGTGTTTCCGACCTATCACTGGCGCGAGATCTTGCGCGAAGAGCGCTACGTCACTGCGATCGTGCGCGGTGAGGGGGAGGAGACGGCGCGCCGCCTGATGCGGGCCCTGGAGACCGGCGGCGATCTCCGCACCATCAACGGCATCGCCTTCCGCGATGATTACGGGCCGCGCGTCACGCCGCCCGCGCCTGTCATCCGCGATCTCGATGCCTATCGCATCGGCTGGGAATTGATCGATCACGCCCGCTACAGCTATTGGGGAGGTTTGCGCGCCGTCGTCGTGCAGTTCTCGCGCGGCTGTCCGCATCTCTGCAATTACTGCGGCCAGCGCGGTTTCTGGACGCGATGGCGGCACCGTGATCCCGTGCGCTTTGCCGGCGAGTTGGCACGGCTGCACCGCGAGCACGGCGTCAAGGTGATCAATTTCGCCGACGAGAATCCGACCGTCTCGAAGAAGGCCTGGCGGACGTTCCTCGAAGCGCTGATCGCGGAGAATGTCGATCTGATCCTGGTCGGCTCGACCCGCGCCGACGATATCGTCCGCGATGCCGATATCCTGCATCTCTACAAGAGAGCGGGTTGGCAGCGCTTCCTGCTCGGCATGGAGAACACCGACGAGAAGACGCTGCAGCTGATTCGCAAGGGCACCACCACCACGACCGATCGCGAGGCTATCCGCCTGATGCGCCGGTACGGCATCCTGTCGATGGCGACCTGGGTGGTCGGTTTCGAGGAGGAGACCGATCGCGATCACTGGCGCGGCCTGCGGCAGCTTCTGTCCTACGATCCCGATCAGATCCAGATGCTCTACGTCACGCCGCATCGCTGGACGCCCTATTTCCGTCTCGCGGCAGAACGACGTGTGATCCAGACCGATCGCCGCCGATGGGACTACAAGCATCAGGTGCTCGCGACCCGACACATGCCGCCGTGGCGGGTGCTGCTCTGGTTCAAATTTACCGAGATGGTGCTGCAATGCCGACCCAAGGCCTTGCTGCGCGTGCTGTTGCATCGCGACGCCGGGCTTCGTCACGCCATGCGCTGGTACACGCAGATGGGGCGTCGGGTCTGGCCGCACGAAATTCTCGGCTTCCTGCGCGACACCAGGTTGACGCACGGGCCGACGGTGCGGGAATTCTGGGGCTCGCCGCAGGATGGCGAAGAGGAATCGATGTCGTCGCACCGGCCCGAGCGCAGCGTCGGCACGTCGCGCGTTGCGTAA